In a single window of the Metopolophium dirhodum isolate CAU chromosome 2, ASM1992520v1, whole genome shotgun sequence genome:
- the LOC132939263 gene encoding LOW QUALITY PROTEIN: probable peptidoglycan muropeptide transporter SLC46 (The sequence of the model RefSeq protein was modified relative to this genomic sequence to represent the inferred CDS: deleted 1 base in 1 codon) translates to MIDDSKTASHDETAAETKCEPPQTSAAPPDENAEAWQSMSVVSKFKFIFDHCTIEPMFGCYIMTSVLTGLCTQNLNLQKACRVNLKLPNSTCSALDNRNSDDYATEEVMVQELVTDMIIWKTIVQSSIPMVLIIFIGSWSDRNHKRKPCMLVPIVGELLTSVGLLVCTYYFYELPVEVVGLVECLPPAMTGGWMTMVMAIFSYIGDVSSVKYRTLRIGIANVFYSVAVPIGTALSGVLFRGLGFYGVYTIAIVMYAFTISYGWIFIKEPKPETCLESKEPPKSTSCFYLIEDFFSLSNIKEAIRVTFKEGQHNRRLRIISLLVVVIVVMGPLYGEMSMMYMFTRLKFNWNEIDFSLFSTYAMVTNLIGTMFSVGVFSHKLGIDDALIGVMSCMSKILAGFVYAFAPTAFIFYLAPLVEIINGTSFIAMRSIISKLVPSDELGKVNSIFGVCEALVPLIYGPMYSSVYKHTLKTFPGAFFLLGGLLTAPAAIIFLWMYNEHLKERRVKESTVKSGVENSEETLQKENSLDIRLSSQNID, encoded by the exons aTGATTGACGACTCGAAAACAGCCTCGCACGACGAGACCGCAGCCGAGACAAAGTGTGAGCCGCCGCAAACGTCCGCCGCACCTCCCGATGAAAATGCCGAGGCGTGGCAATCCATGAGCGTCGTGTCCAAGTTCAAGTTCATCTTCGATCACTGCACCATCGAGCCCATGTTCGGGTGTTACATCATGACCAGCGTCCTGACGGGGCTGTGCACGCAGAACTTGAACCTGCAGAAGGCGTGCCGGGTGAACCTGAAGCTGCCCAACAGCACGTGTTCGGCGCTGGACAACCGGAACTCGGACGACTACGCCACGGAGGAGGTCATGGTCCAGGAGCTGGTGACCGACATGATCATATGGAAGACGATCGTGCAGAGCAGCATACCGATGGTGTTGATCATATTCATCGGGTCGTGGAGCGACCGGAACCACAAGCGCAAGCCGTGCATGTTGGTGCCCATCGTGGGCGAGCTGCTCACCAGCGTGGGGCTGCTCGTCTGTACTTATTACTTTTACGAGCTGCCCGTGGAAGTGGTCGGCCTGGTCGAGTGCTTGCCTCCGGCCATGACCGGTGGCTGGATGACGATGGTCATGGCCATATTCAGCTATATAGGCGACGTATCTTCG GTGAAATACCGTACATTAAGGATTGGAATAGCGAACGTTTTTTACTCCGTAGCCGTTCCCATCGGCACCGCATTGTCGGGTGTATTGTTTCGAGGACTCGGATTTTACGGTGTGTACACCATAGCCATAGTGATGTACGCATTTACGATTTCATACGGCTGGATATTTATCAAAGAACCAAAACCAGAGACATGTTTAGAAAGCAAAGAACCACCAAAGTCCACgtcttgtttttatttgatcGAGGATTTTTTTAGCCTGAGCAACATCAAGGAGGCCATACGAGTGACGTTCAAGGAAGGACAGCACAACAGAAGGTTAAGAATCATTTCCTTGTTAGTGGTCGTCATCGTCGTAATGGGTCCTTTGTATG gggaAATGTCAATGATGTACATGTTTACACGATTAAAATTCAATTGGAACGAAATTGACTTCAGTTTGTTTTCCACATACGCTATGGTTACCAATCTAATAG GTACGATGTTTTCGGTTGGTGTGTTCAGTCATAAGTTGGGAATCGATGATGCCTTAATTGGAGTAATGTCGTGTATGAGCAAAATATTAGCAGGATTTGTTTATGCGTTTGCCCCTACTGCTTTCATATTTTACTTAG CACCACTTGTGGAAATCATAAACGGTACATCGTTTATTGCTATGAGATCAATTATTTCCAAGCTCGTGCCATCCGACGAGTTAG GCAAGGTGAATTCAATATTTGGCGTTTGTGAAGCTTTGGTACCATTGATTTATGGACCAATGTACAGTTCTGTGTACAAGCACACATTGAAGACATTTCCCGGAGCG TTTTTTTTACTCGGTGGCTTGTTAACGGCTCCAGCAGCGATTATATTCCT gtgGATGTACAACGAACATCTAAAGGAACGACGAGTAAAAGAGTCGACGGTCAAAAGCGGGGTAGAAAACTCAGAAGAAACACTGCAAAAAGAGAATAGTTTGGACATCAGGTTATCCTCACAAAACATTGATTAG
- the LOC132939265 gene encoding uncharacterized protein LOC132939265 isoform X1 yields MCRVTNGCSSTASNNGSGKTTLCSYDRLFLSAHFHFYFPSRVRHPHIVSCAIYIPMCLPIFETLRFSTLTSLNNNIRHFHCSSAMVFKSVVYVLASIQLVVCALPNSFEMPSNGVLPNPVTYFEGVQNENKTNVGRSHEARFGYIPSSFGGSSTGMGGYQGNSVSSYGSNKIDIGGLVVGAVVGLGILIFIPKILYLLFSTTNLFGAHPVGTGYTGYGRSEDLMSGLNGIVTKFEESMSKYNINTTECMQKALCTYIQSTEQVKEKSGINNFVDTSINTLTQNSVMNFMIDGSRFKAALEAGKNGVCTTAYRQCPFDQNSIYMFLRQISTKSKS; encoded by the exons TGCAGAGTCACAAATGGTTGCTCATCAACAGCCTCCAACAATGGTTCTGGAAAAACTACGCTCTGTTCCTACGACAGATTATTTTTAAGTGCacattttcacttttattttcCTTCCCGTGTGCGACATCCGCATATTGTCTCGTGCGCCATATATATACCGATGTGTTTACCTATTTTCGAGACATTACGATTTTCAACGCTCACGTcgctgaataataatattcgtcatTTTCACTGCAGCTCTGCAAtg GTGTTCAAATCGGTCGTATACGTTTTGGCGTCTATTCAACTGGTTGTTTGTGCGCTGCCCAACTCGTTTGAAATGCCATCCAA TGGAGTGCTACCGAATCCTGTAACGTATTTCGAAGGCGTACAAaacgaaaacaaaacaaatgttGGACGCTCACACGAGGCTAGATTTGGATACATACCGTCATCTTTTGGTGGATCATCAACTGGAATGGGC GGTTATCAAGGTAATTCGGTCAGTAGCTATGGATCCAACAAAATTGATATAGGAGGTCTGGTTGTTGGCGCTGTCGTCGGgcttggaattttaattttcatcccGAAAATTCTTTACTTACTATTTTCGACAACAAATCTTTTTGGTGCTCATCCAGTGGGCACCGGTTACACAGGATATGGAAGGA GTGAGGATCTAATGTCCGGTTTAAATGGTATAGTCACAAAGTTTGAAGAGTCCAtgtccaaatataatataaatacaacagAATGTATGCAAAAAGCACTGTGCACTTATATACAGTCCACGGAACAAGTTAAAGAAAAATCTGGAATTAACAATTTTGTAGACACTTCAATTAATACTTTAACACA AAACTCTGTAATGAATTTTATGATTGATGGTTCGAGATTCAAAGCAGCTCTTGAAGCCGGGAAGAATGGAGTGTGTACGACTGCCTACAGACAATGTCCATTCGACCAAAACAGCATTTATATGTTCTTAAGACAAATTTCAACAAAAAGTAAATCATAA
- the LOC132939265 gene encoding uncharacterized protein LOC132939265 isoform X2: MCLPIFETLRFSTLTSLNNNIRHFHCSSAMVFKSVVYVLASIQLVVCALPNSFEMPSNGVLPNPVTYFEGVQNENKTNVGRSHEARFGYIPSSFGGSSTGMGGYQGNSVSSYGSNKIDIGGLVVGAVVGLGILIFIPKILYLLFSTTNLFGAHPVGTGYTGYGRSEDLMSGLNGIVTKFEESMSKYNINTTECMQKALCTYIQSTEQVKEKSGINNFVDTSINTLTQNSVMNFMIDGSRFKAALEAGKNGVCTTAYRQCPFDQNSIYMFLRQISTKSKS, encoded by the exons ATGTGTTTACCTATTTTCGAGACATTACGATTTTCAACGCTCACGTcgctgaataataatattcgtcatTTTCACTGCAGCTCTGCAAtg GTGTTCAAATCGGTCGTATACGTTTTGGCGTCTATTCAACTGGTTGTTTGTGCGCTGCCCAACTCGTTTGAAATGCCATCCAA TGGAGTGCTACCGAATCCTGTAACGTATTTCGAAGGCGTACAAaacgaaaacaaaacaaatgttGGACGCTCACACGAGGCTAGATTTGGATACATACCGTCATCTTTTGGTGGATCATCAACTGGAATGGGC GGTTATCAAGGTAATTCGGTCAGTAGCTATGGATCCAACAAAATTGATATAGGAGGTCTGGTTGTTGGCGCTGTCGTCGGgcttggaattttaattttcatcccGAAAATTCTTTACTTACTATTTTCGACAACAAATCTTTTTGGTGCTCATCCAGTGGGCACCGGTTACACAGGATATGGAAGGA GTGAGGATCTAATGTCCGGTTTAAATGGTATAGTCACAAAGTTTGAAGAGTCCAtgtccaaatataatataaatacaacagAATGTATGCAAAAAGCACTGTGCACTTATATACAGTCCACGGAACAAGTTAAAGAAAAATCTGGAATTAACAATTTTGTAGACACTTCAATTAATACTTTAACACA AAACTCTGTAATGAATTTTATGATTGATGGTTCGAGATTCAAAGCAGCTCTTGAAGCCGGGAAGAATGGAGTGTGTACGACTGCCTACAGACAATGTCCATTCGACCAAAACAGCATTTATATGTTCTTAAGACAAATTTCAACAAAAAGTAAATCATAA